From a single Deinococcus humi genomic region:
- a CDS encoding glycogen synthase produces MRVVHVASEVFPFSRSGGLGDVLGILPEVLAGQGAQTTVVSPWYGSLAGQPTEIWRGTSPELTVGSSPIHELRVGEIVQNGVQYLFIGLPEFDRPGLYFDDDVYRFCLFGRAVLTALQHVGVTPDVVHGHDWQSGLVLAYAHLAGLRTVFTIHNLQYQGRWNIEEAARWTALPEWTLGPDALEYHGDLNLMKAGLVFADAVTTVSPNYAQEITTPEYGEGLQGLLIRLTIEGRLTGIINGLDQERWDPRTDPDAPQFADPAGKAAATAVLREEFAMDDAPILGVVSRLADQKGIDLLIEALPEVTPHWNVVVLGGGDPLLTAALSGWAQHPRVAFVGGLNEPLAHRIYAGADAFAMPSRFEPCGLSQMISMRYGTLPVVRLTGGLVDTVPADIGFRFAEASPAALSAACAEARAEYDRPEAWQARMERAMALDFSWQGPAAQYLALYGRLGR; encoded by the coding sequence ATGCGTGTTGTTCATGTGGCGTCGGAAGTCTTTCCATTCTCGCGTTCGGGCGGGCTGGGGGACGTACTGGGCATTTTGCCGGAAGTGCTGGCGGGCCAGGGAGCGCAGACCACTGTGGTCTCGCCGTGGTACGGCTCACTGGCCGGGCAGCCCACTGAAATCTGGCGTGGCACCTCGCCGGAACTGACCGTCGGTTCCTCACCGATCCATGAGCTGCGTGTGGGTGAGATCGTTCAGAATGGCGTCCAGTACCTGTTTATCGGGCTGCCGGAATTTGACCGTCCAGGGCTGTATTTCGACGACGATGTGTATCGCTTTTGCCTCTTCGGGCGGGCCGTGCTGACCGCCCTGCAGCACGTGGGGGTCACGCCGGACGTCGTGCACGGTCATGACTGGCAATCGGGGCTGGTACTGGCCTACGCGCATCTGGCCGGACTGCGTACCGTGTTCACGATCCACAACCTGCAGTACCAGGGCCGCTGGAACATTGAGGAGGCCGCGCGCTGGACCGCCCTGCCCGAGTGGACCCTGGGACCGGACGCGCTGGAATATCACGGCGACCTGAATCTGATGAAAGCGGGTCTGGTGTTCGCGGACGCCGTGACCACGGTCAGCCCCAATTACGCCCAGGAAATCACCACCCCCGAGTACGGCGAGGGCTTGCAGGGCCTGCTGATCCGCCTGACCATTGAGGGCCGCCTGACCGGCATCATCAACGGGCTGGACCAGGAGCGCTGGGATCCGCGCACGGACCCGGACGCGCCGCAATTTGCCGATCCGGCGGGCAAGGCGGCGGCCACTGCAGTGCTGCGAGAGGAATTTGCCATGGACGACGCGCCGATTCTAGGCGTGGTCAGCCGTCTGGCCGATCAGAAGGGCATCGATCTGCTGATCGAGGCGCTGCCCGAGGTGACGCCCCACTGGAACGTGGTGGTGCTGGGCGGCGGCGATCCGCTGCTGACTGCCGCGCTATCCGGCTGGGCACAGCACCCGCGCGTGGCCTTCGTCGGTGGGCTCAACGAGCCGCTGGCCCACCGCATCTATGCCGGGGCGGATGCATTTGCGATGCCCAGCCGTTTCGAGCCGTGCGGGCTGTCGCAGATGATCTCCATGCGCTACGGCACCCTGCCGGTGGTGCGCCTGACCGGCGGGCTGGTGGACACGGTGCCCGCCGACATCGGCTTCCGCTTCGCCGAAGCCAGCCCGGCAGCCCTGAGCGCCGCTTGCGCTGAGGCACGGGCCGAGTATGACCGCCCGGAGGCGTGGCAGGCCAGGATGGAACGCGCCATGGCGCTGGATTTCAGCTGGCAGGGTCCGGCAGCGCAGTATCTGGCGTTGTACGGGCGGCTGGGGCGCTGA
- a CDS encoding RNA methyltransferase: MTLAVVLVSPKTPGNIGSAARAMLNMGAKDLRLVAPRCDHLDSGAVAMAVHAADLLRGATIYPTLREALADRDLSVGTSARIRSDLPMPQHPAQIRPFVRAATAPALVFGPEESGLNNADLEQCQMTVRIPTGDYASLNLAQAVLLVCYEFLQGQDEPLDRVRKTATREEMEAMYGHLHETMRLIGYTDAVRARHTLRLWRALLDRALMSSAESRLFRGLLRQVQWKVDDAAKRGTTAPRPAEETVTPE; encoded by the coding sequence GTGACTCTGGCTGTCGTGCTCGTTTCCCCCAAGACCCCCGGCAATATCGGCTCGGCGGCCCGCGCCATGCTGAACATGGGCGCCAAAGACCTACGGCTGGTGGCTCCGCGCTGTGATCACCTGGATTCGGGAGCGGTGGCGATGGCGGTCCACGCGGCAGACCTGCTGCGCGGCGCGACCATCTATCCCACGTTGCGTGAAGCTCTGGCGGACCGCGACCTGAGCGTGGGCACCAGCGCCCGGATCCGCTCCGATCTGCCGATGCCGCAGCACCCGGCGCAGATCCGGCCCTTCGTGCGCGCAGCCACGGCTCCGGCCCTGGTCTTCGGCCCGGAGGAATCGGGCCTGAACAATGCGGACCTGGAGCAGTGTCAGATGACCGTCCGCATTCCCACTGGCGATTACGCCAGCCTGAACCTGGCCCAGGCCGTGCTGCTGGTCTGTTACGAGTTCCTGCAGGGCCAGGACGAACCCCTGGACCGCGTCCGCAAGACTGCCACCCGCGAGGAGATGGAGGCCATGTACGGCCACCTGCATGAGACTATGCGGTTGATCGGCTACACCGACGCCGTGCGCGCCCGTCACACCCTGCGCCTGTGGCGTGCCCTGCTGGACCGCGCCCTGATGAGCAGCGCCGAGAGCCGCCTGTTCCGGGGTCTGTTGCGTCAGGTGCAGTGGAAGGTCGACGACGCCGCGAAACGGGGCACGACCGCACCCAGGCCAGCAGAGGAGACGGTGACACCGGAATAG
- a CDS encoding inorganic diphosphatase: MPLRTEPHAAPVNYGCLPGTHNPADNAEIDAVWLGPALNVGTVLEAAPLGLLWLLDGDHKVIFAADSRGQAEPELRARLLAWFPPERGARLLVAAQAMAWLESLSAGRVDDRQNTGA, from the coding sequence GTGCCGCTAAGAACCGAGCCTCACGCTGCCCCGGTCAACTATGGCTGCCTGCCGGGCACCCATAATCCCGCCGACAACGCAGAGATCGACGCCGTGTGGCTGGGGCCAGCCCTAAACGTCGGTACCGTGCTGGAGGCCGCCCCGCTGGGTCTGCTCTGGCTGCTGGACGGCGATCACAAGGTCATCTTCGCGGCAGATTCACGGGGGCAGGCTGAGCCCGAACTGCGGGCGAGGTTGCTGGCCTGGTTTCCCCCGGAGCGCGGCGCACGGCTGTTGGTGGCTGCCCAAGCGATGGCGTGGCTGGAGTCGCTCAGTGCCGGGAGGGTAGATGACCGACAGAACACTGGAGCGTGA
- a CDS encoding alpha/beta hydrolase: protein MKVNPSRSFTRAAGLGVAAALLGLTLAACSPQNTLNAVTSTRGLNVTQNVRYGPAPRNVMDVYAPQNVQNAPVVLFIHGGSWQGGDKEGHKFVGVSLARAGYVTGVMNYRLAPEHRYPDYVQDAAAALKALRDQARSYGGSPDNLFVMGHSAGGFNAVEVVDNARWLGEAGVPIGAVRGMIGVAGPYSYDFRQFPSKVAFPPDGNPDNIMPDRHVRPDAPPNLLLVAANDQTVDPYNAVNMEAALKEAGVPVRRTVLPGLNHITVIAAMAQPLTFLGDTRQQVIDFIEAHRLK from the coding sequence ATGAAAGTCAACCCTTCACGCTCCTTTACCCGCGCTGCCGGCCTGGGCGTGGCCGCCGCCCTGCTGGGGCTGACCCTGGCCGCCTGCTCGCCGCAGAACACCCTGAACGCCGTGACCTCCACGCGGGGCCTGAACGTGACCCAGAACGTGCGCTACGGCCCCGCGCCGCGCAACGTGATGGATGTGTACGCCCCCCAGAACGTGCAGAACGCGCCGGTGGTGCTGTTCATCCACGGCGGCTCCTGGCAGGGCGGCGACAAGGAGGGCCACAAGTTCGTGGGCGTCTCGCTGGCCCGCGCCGGCTACGTGACCGGCGTGATGAACTACCGCCTGGCCCCCGAACACCGCTACCCTGACTACGTGCAGGACGCCGCTGCCGCGCTGAAAGCGCTGCGGGACCAGGCCCGCAGTTACGGCGGCAGCCCCGACAACCTGTTCGTGATGGGTCACTCGGCGGGCGGCTTCAATGCTGTGGAAGTGGTGGACAACGCCCGCTGGCTGGGGGAGGCGGGTGTTCCCATCGGCGCGGTGCGCGGCATGATCGGTGTGGCAGGCCCCTACAGCTACGACTTCCGGCAGTTTCCCAGCAAAGTGGCCTTCCCGCCGGATGGCAATCCCGACAACATCATGCCGGACCGCCACGTGCGCCCCGACGCACCGCCCAACCTGTTGCTGGTGGCCGCCAACGATCAGACCGTGGACCCCTACAACGCCGTCAATATGGAGGCGGCCCTCAAGGAAGCCGGAGTTCCCGTCCGGAGGACGGTGCTGCCGGGCCTGAACCACATCACCGTCATTGCGGCGATGGCGCAGCCCCTGACCTTTCTGGGGGACACGCGGCAGCAGGTGATCGACTTTATCGAGGCGCACAGGTTGAAGTAG
- a CDS encoding lycopene cyclase family protein: MPAAPTTTTDVLVVGGGPSGLALAAELARRDLSVRVVAPHPPQPFAPTYGAWFDELPAWAQVCAAQVWTDVRVYTGSRPTPLMRPYALLDNARLLAALLERGGEGLCWTQGRVTGAHQRGALWHVQGNVGEEWTARLVVDASGHGGLLLPTPFAGGAALQTAYGIVARFKQAPSPPGAMVWMDYRAPHLNTAEVRAEPTFLYAMHLGADRYFVQETSLIARPAPSRDVMAARLHARLEALGTPPHDAESDEWVAFPMNAPAPVPGPVLAFGAAAGLVHPISGFQVAGALNDAPRVAAAVSVALLTGQDAAAAGWDALWPPERRAAREVHLLDLGALLELPGDRLGDFFAAFFRLPAAEWHAFLAPHTGVRRLARNMLRVFVHAPGAVRLPLARAALKHSGVSLRALREAARMKESARISHPSAAPARHPEAMTQSDDTRREANSGDIDQQEVIEEGMQGATGNVDADGLDPDVNRQKKLEELRENIAEISGEGR; the protein is encoded by the coding sequence ATGCCTGCTGCCCCAACAACGACAACTGATGTGCTGGTGGTGGGTGGAGGCCCATCCGGTCTGGCGCTGGCCGCCGAACTCGCCCGGCGTGACCTGAGCGTGCGCGTGGTGGCCCCGCATCCGCCTCAGCCTTTCGCCCCCACCTACGGCGCGTGGTTTGACGAGCTGCCCGCCTGGGCGCAGGTCTGCGCCGCACAGGTCTGGACCGATGTCCGGGTGTACACCGGTTCCCGTCCCACGCCGCTGATGCGCCCCTACGCGCTGCTGGACAATGCCCGGTTGCTAGCTGCCCTGCTGGAACGGGGAGGGGAGGGGCTGTGCTGGACCCAGGGCCGGGTGACGGGCGCGCATCAGCGCGGCGCACTCTGGCACGTCCAGGGGAATGTGGGCGAGGAATGGACGGCGCGGCTGGTGGTGGACGCCTCCGGACACGGCGGCCTGCTGCTGCCGACGCCGTTTGCAGGGGGCGCTGCGTTGCAAACGGCCTACGGTATCGTGGCCCGCTTCAAACAGGCTCCCAGTCCCCCCGGCGCCATGGTCTGGATGGACTACCGCGCCCCTCACCTGAACACCGCAGAGGTCCGCGCCGAGCCGACGTTCCTGTATGCCATGCACCTGGGGGCAGACCGCTACTTTGTGCAGGAGACCAGTCTGATCGCCCGCCCCGCCCCCAGCCGTGACGTCATGGCGGCGCGGCTTCATGCCCGGCTGGAGGCACTCGGTACGCCCCCACACGACGCCGAATCCGACGAATGGGTGGCCTTTCCCATGAACGCGCCCGCGCCCGTACCCGGACCGGTCCTGGCGTTCGGGGCGGCAGCAGGCCTGGTTCACCCGATCAGCGGCTTTCAGGTGGCGGGCGCGCTGAACGATGCGCCACGGGTGGCGGCAGCGGTGTCGGTGGCGCTCCTGACCGGCCAGGACGCTGCCGCCGCAGGCTGGGACGCGCTGTGGCCCCCCGAGCGACGCGCCGCCCGCGAGGTGCATCTGCTGGATCTGGGTGCCCTGCTGGAACTGCCGGGTGACCGTCTGGGCGACTTTTTCGCCGCCTTTTTCCGGCTACCTGCTGCCGAGTGGCACGCTTTTCTCGCACCGCATACTGGCGTGCGGAGGCTGGCCCGCAACATGCTCCGGGTGTTCGTTCATGCGCCGGGCGCTGTGAGGTTGCCGCTGGCCCGCGCCGCACTGAAACATTCTGGCGTCAGCCTGCGCGCTCTGCGCGAGGCCGCCCGCATGAAGGAATCTGCCCGTATTTCCCATCCTTCTGCCGCACCGGCACGCCACCCTGAGGCCATGACCCAATCTGACGACACCAGACGCGAGGCCAATAGCGGTGACATTGATCAGCAGGAAGTAATTGAGGAGGGAATGCAGGGCGCCACCGGCAACGTGGACGCTGACGGCCTTGACCCCGATGTGAACCGCCAGAAGAAGCTGGAAGAACTGCGAGAGAATATCGCTGAAATCAGTGGCGAGGGAAGGTAA
- the sdaAB gene encoding L-serine ammonia-lyase, iron-sulfur-dependent subunit beta: MSLLDMIGPVMIGPSSSHTAGACRLGLVAHHLLGESPRRAKIGLHASFAKTGRGHGTHLALIAGLLGFAPDDARLPQAFEEAKAAGLEFEFRDVDLGDVHPNTAHIELYGDEEKVTVQGSSTGGGVILVTQVQGLGVNFAASSPTVLLRYTDAVGMIARIASTIAADGVNIATLTCTRQTRGGQALLAVELDAPLSAQALAFLDYWPDTNWVRLLPKLMDG, translated from the coding sequence ATGTCCCTTCTTGACATGATCGGTCCAGTCATGATTGGCCCCAGCAGCAGCCACACGGCGGGGGCCTGTCGGCTGGGTCTGGTCGCCCACCACTTGCTGGGCGAGTCGCCCCGGCGGGCGAAGATCGGCCTGCATGCCTCGTTCGCCAAGACCGGACGCGGGCACGGCACCCATCTGGCACTGATCGCGGGACTGCTTGGCTTCGCGCCGGACGACGCCCGACTGCCCCAGGCATTCGAGGAAGCCAAAGCAGCGGGACTGGAATTTGAATTCAGGGATGTCGATCTGGGCGACGTCCATCCCAACACCGCGCACATTGAACTGTATGGCGACGAGGAGAAGGTCACCGTACAGGGCAGCAGTACTGGGGGCGGAGTGATTCTGGTGACGCAGGTGCAGGGATTGGGCGTCAACTTCGCCGCGTCCAGCCCCACCGTCCTGCTACGTTACACCGACGCCGTGGGCATGATCGCCCGGATTGCCAGCACCATCGCAGCCGACGGAGTGAACATCGCCACGCTGACCTGCACCCGACAGACGCGTGGCGGGCAGGCGCTGCTGGCCGTTGAACTGGACGCGCCCCTGAGTGCCCAGGCCCTGGCCTTTCTGGACTACTGGCCGGACACCAACTGGGTGCGCCTCCTGCCAAAGTTGATGGACGGCTAG
- a CDS encoding IclR family transcriptional regulator: MTRTHATVEAAVRVLELFDADRTEWTLSGLARHLGQPTSTVHEQLQTLSASGLLVRVGRGRYRLGWRLLKLSSALYGSLPWYAPAHDAMERLARGTHLLSFLCILHGDQVLCVARSVQGRDGPPVAGELDFELPAHATASGKLLLALARRPLPAAATPFTGQTLIHPLDWDTETRTIRTRGHALSQDEWAVGTSGLAVPVRGESGVVLAALGLSLPTARMHAHESLLRALHTAAAEVGWTLGNRG, encoded by the coding sequence ATGACGCGCACCCACGCCACCGTCGAAGCTGCCGTCCGGGTGCTGGAACTGTTCGATGCGGACCGTACCGAATGGACCCTCTCCGGACTGGCGCGGCATCTGGGCCAGCCCACCTCCACAGTGCATGAGCAGTTGCAAACGCTCTCGGCGTCGGGGCTGCTGGTGCGGGTGGGCCGGGGACGCTACCGGTTGGGCTGGCGGCTGCTGAAGCTGAGCAGCGCGCTGTACGGCTCCCTGCCGTGGTACGCCCCAGCCCACGACGCGATGGAACGACTGGCCCGCGGTACGCACCTCCTGTCGTTCCTGTGTATCCTGCATGGTGATCAGGTGCTGTGCGTGGCCCGCAGCGTACAGGGCCGCGACGGTCCACCCGTTGCTGGAGAACTGGATTTCGAGTTGCCCGCCCACGCCACCGCCAGCGGAAAGCTGTTGCTGGCGCTGGCCAGACGGCCCCTGCCTGCCGCCGCGACGCCCTTCACGGGACAGACCCTGATCCATCCCCTCGACTGGGACACCGAGACTCGGACCATCCGCACGCGAGGCCACGCGCTCAGTCAGGACGAATGGGCAGTGGGCACCAGTGGACTGGCCGTGCCGGTGCGTGGCGAGAGCGGCGTGGTGCTGGCCGCACTTGGCCTGAGCCTGCCCACAGCGCGCATGCATGCTCACGAGAGCCTGCTGCGCGCCCTTCACACAGCGGCGGCAGAGGTGGGCTGGACCCTGGGCAACCGGGGCTAG
- the hutU gene encoding urocanate hydratase has protein sequence MTTAQSDAPVIRAPRGPQRTAKGWIQEAAKRMLMNNLDPEVAEHPQQLVVYGGRGKAARNWEAFHKIVETLDRLENDETLLIQSGKPVAVLRTHEFAPRVILANSNLVPHWATWEEFDRLDQAGLMMYGQMTAGSWIYIGTQGILQGTYETFAGAADKHFGGSLKGTVTVTAGLGGMGGAQPLAVKLAGGVSITVEVDPTRIDKRLETRYLDEVADNLEDAIRRAEAYRAAGEARSIGLLGNAAEILPQLVELNWTPDLVTDQTSAHDPMWGYLPVTTPDEDAAVLRQEQPQEYRARAYDAMAAHVRAILELQRRGAVAFDYGNNLRQRAKEAGVEDAFAYPGFVPAFIRDSFCEGRGPFRWVALSGDPEDIHATDRALLELFPDDTRLQSWLSYAADQIAFQGLPARICWLGYRERDRAARLFNEMVADGRLKAPIVIGRDHLDAGSVASPYRETEAMLDGSDAVSDWPLLNFGIGIASGAAWMSFHHGGGVGLGFSQHSGLVALADGTPEAAERLSRCLTNDPAMGVLRHADAGYPRAQDVARGRGLDLPSLGIGGQADG, from the coding sequence ATGACCACCGCCCAGTCCGACGCCCCTGTCATCCGCGCTCCCCGTGGGCCTCAGCGCACCGCCAAAGGATGGATTCAGGAAGCCGCCAAGCGCATGTTGATGAACAACCTCGACCCGGAAGTGGCCGAACACCCACAGCAGCTGGTGGTCTACGGTGGGCGCGGCAAGGCGGCGCGGAATTGGGAGGCCTTCCACAAGATCGTGGAAACGTTGGATCGTCTGGAGAACGACGAGACCCTCCTGATCCAGTCCGGCAAGCCGGTGGCCGTGCTGCGGACCCATGAGTTCGCGCCGCGCGTGATCCTGGCCAACTCCAATCTGGTGCCCCACTGGGCTACCTGGGAGGAGTTTGACCGACTGGATCAGGCCGGCTTGATGATGTACGGCCAGATGACCGCCGGAAGCTGGATCTACATCGGCACGCAGGGCATCTTGCAGGGCACCTACGAGACCTTTGCAGGTGCCGCAGACAAGCACTTCGGCGGCAGCCTCAAAGGCACCGTCACCGTCACCGCGGGCCTGGGGGGCATGGGCGGTGCGCAGCCACTGGCGGTCAAACTGGCCGGGGGCGTCAGCATCACCGTCGAAGTGGACCCAACGCGCATCGACAAACGCCTGGAAACCCGCTATCTGGATGAGGTGGCCGACAACCTTGAGGACGCCATCAGGCGCGCCGAGGCTTACAGGGCGGCGGGAGAAGCCCGTTCCATCGGCCTGCTTGGGAACGCCGCCGAGATTCTTCCCCAACTGGTGGAGCTGAACTGGACGCCGGATCTGGTCACCGATCAGACCAGCGCCCATGATCCGATGTGGGGCTATCTCCCTGTCACCACGCCCGATGAGGATGCCGCCGTGTTGCGCCAGGAGCAGCCCCAGGAGTACCGTGCGCGGGCCTACGACGCGATGGCTGCCCATGTCCGCGCCATTCTGGAATTGCAGCGGCGCGGCGCGGTGGCCTTCGATTACGGCAACAACCTGCGCCAGCGCGCAAAAGAGGCTGGGGTAGAGGACGCCTTCGCTTACCCCGGCTTCGTTCCGGCGTTCATTCGTGACTCCTTCTGCGAGGGGCGCGGGCCGTTCCGCTGGGTGGCGCTGTCGGGTGATCCGGAAGATATCCACGCCACCGACAGGGCGCTGCTGGAGCTGTTCCCCGACGACACGCGTCTGCAATCCTGGCTGAGCTACGCCGCCGACCAGATCGCTTTCCAGGGCCTTCCCGCCCGCATCTGCTGGCTGGGCTACCGCGAGCGCGACCGGGCGGCGCGGCTGTTCAACGAGATGGTGGCCGATGGCCGACTGAAGGCCCCCATTGTGATCGGGCGGGACCACCTGGATGCGGGCAGTGTCGCCAGCCCCTACCGCGAAACGGAGGCCATGCTGGACGGCTCTGACGCCGTGAGCGACTGGCCCTTGCTGAACTTCGGCATCGGCATTGCCTCCGGCGCAGCGTGGATGAGCTTTCACCACGGGGGCGGTGTGGGCCTAGGCTTCTCGCAGCACTCCGGCCTGGTGGCCCTGGCCGACGGCACCCCGGAGGCCGCCGAGCGCCTGAGTCGCTGCCTGACCAACGATCCAGCCATGGGCGTGCTGCGTCACGCCGACGCTGGCTATCCGCGGGCGCAGGATGTGGCGCGGGGACGCGGGCTGGATCTGCCGAGCCTGGGCATCGGGGGTCAGGCCGATGGTTGA
- a CDS encoding arginase family protein, producing MTHLPYAGIPTFARAPFQQPDGDWTADVAVLGIPFDIALGFRPGARFAPRALREASLRYVPPFTGLDGATRLQNVTCVDAGDVVLPSLEPELARERITQAARQVKSRCRLPVFLGGDHSVTYPLLLAYHDQPELHVIQLDAHLDFTETRNSTRYSNSSPFRRAAEELPNLVHITTIGLRGLRHDPEAVAAARARGHTLVPMDEVEPGFADLVGALPPGRPVYLSVDVDAFDPAVLPGTSSPEPDGFTYALALRLIAALARRHHVLALDVVELAPNLDPTGRSELIAARLIIETLCEVFRD from the coding sequence ATGACCCACCTACCCTACGCTGGAATCCCCACCTTCGCCCGGGCGCCGTTTCAGCAGCCGGACGGCGACTGGACGGCAGACGTGGCCGTGCTGGGCATTCCCTTCGACATTGCCCTGGGCTTTCGCCCTGGCGCCCGCTTCGCGCCGCGTGCCCTGCGGGAGGCCAGCCTGCGCTACGTGCCGCCCTTCACGGGGCTGGACGGCGCAACCCGCTTGCAGAACGTGACCTGCGTGGATGCTGGGGACGTGGTGTTGCCCTCACTGGAGCCGGAACTGGCGCGCGAACGCATCACGCAGGCGGCGCGGCAGGTGAAATCCCGCTGCCGCCTTCCCGTCTTCCTGGGCGGCGATCACAGCGTCACCTACCCGCTGCTGCTGGCGTACCACGATCAGCCGGAGTTGCACGTCATTCAACTGGACGCGCATCTGGACTTCACCGAGACGCGCAACAGCACGCGCTACAGCAACTCCAGCCCATTTCGCCGCGCCGCCGAGGAGCTGCCCAACCTCGTCCACATCACCACCATCGGGCTGCGCGGCCTGCGGCATGATCCGGAGGCGGTGGCCGCGGCGCGGGCGCGGGGACACACGCTGGTGCCGATGGACGAGGTAGAGCCCGGTTTTGCCGACCTTGTGGGTGCGTTGCCTCCGGGCCGCCCGGTGTACCTGAGCGTGGACGTGGACGCCTTCGATCCCGCCGTGCTGCCGGGCACCAGCAGCCCGGAGCCGGATGGCTTCACGTATGCGCTGGCCCTGCGCCTGATCGCGGCGCTGGCCCGCCGTCATCATGTGCTGGCGCTGGACGTGGTGGAATTGGCTCCCAACCTTGACCCGACGGGCAGAAGCGAGCTGATCGCCGCGCGACTGATCATAGAAACGTTGTGCGAGGTGTTCCGTGATTGA
- the hutI gene encoding imidazolonepropionase → MGISELVTPPPGPQRGAAMREVTVIKDAALLVRDGRIAWVGPARESPAVPTEHDLGGVAVVPGLIDPHTHAVWAGDRLGDFEARVAGVPYETILAAGGGIRSSITATAAATVEELVALARPRLMALRQSGATTAEVKSGYGMDFSAELRMLRAIRALQREFSLVSTLLIHVPPTEEREAYVRGVCQELIPLAAAEQLASAVDVFCEAEAFSVEEARRIFLAAQANSLKIKLHADQFHALGGTELACQLGALSVDHLEASGPAQIAALAASGTVATILPGVTLHLGLPAAPGRRLIDAGAAVALGTDLNPGSSPLFSAAMAVALAVRLNGLTPAEALTAATVNAAAALGLSDRGALSVGQRADFLSLRGPDWRELPYTLGTNPVREVFVEGVNQ, encoded by the coding sequence ATGGGAATTTCAGAGCTGGTCACCCCGCCCCCCGGCCCACAGCGTGGCGCGGCCATGCGCGAGGTGACCGTCATCAAGGACGCGGCCCTGCTCGTCCGGGATGGCCGGATCGCCTGGGTGGGACCAGCGCGAGAGTCTCCCGCCGTTCCAACAGAGCATGATCTGGGCGGCGTGGCTGTTGTTCCTGGCCTGATCGATCCGCACACCCACGCAGTCTGGGCCGGCGATCGGCTGGGCGATTTCGAGGCCCGGGTGGCGGGCGTTCCCTACGAAACCATTCTGGCGGCGGGCGGAGGCATTCGCTCCAGCATCACGGCGACGGCGGCGGCGACGGTGGAGGAACTGGTGGCCCTGGCCCGTCCGCGCCTGATGGCCTTGCGCCAGTCCGGGGCCACCACGGCCGAGGTCAAGAGCGGCTACGGCATGGACTTCAGCGCCGAGCTGCGAATGCTGCGGGCGATCCGGGCCTTGCAGCGCGAATTTTCCCTGGTGTCCACCCTGCTGATCCACGTGCCGCCCACCGAGGAGCGGGAGGCCTACGTGCGCGGCGTCTGCCAGGAACTCATTCCCCTGGCTGCTGCCGAACAGCTCGCCTCTGCGGTGGACGTGTTCTGCGAGGCGGAGGCCTTCTCGGTGGAGGAGGCCCGGCGGATTTTCTTGGCAGCCCAGGCGAACAGCCTGAAGATCAAACTCCACGCCGATCAGTTTCACGCTCTGGGCGGCACTGAACTGGCCTGCCAGCTGGGGGCGCTGAGCGTGGATCATCTGGAAGCCAGCGGCCCGGCGCAGATCGCGGCGCTGGCGGCCTCCGGCACGGTGGCCACTATTCTGCCTGGCGTGACCCTGCACCTGGGCCTGCCCGCCGCGCCGGGCCGCCGGCTGATCGACGCAGGAGCGGCGGTGGCCCTGGGCACAGACCTGAACCCTGGCAGCTCGCCGCTGTTCAGCGCGGCAATGGCCGTGGCTCTGGCCGTGCGCCTGAACGGCCTGACCCCAGCCGAGGCGCTGACTGCCGCCACCGTCAACGCCGCCGCTGCGCTTGGCCTGTCGGACCGCGGCGCTTTAAGTGTCGGTCAACGTGCCGATTTCCTGTCGCTGCGTGGCCCGGACTGGCGCGAATTGCCATACACCCTGGGGACAAACCCGGTGCGAGAAGTGTTTGTGGAGGGAGTGAACCAATGA